One window from the genome of Erwinia sorbitola encodes:
- the cysZ gene encoding sulfate transporter CysZ, with the protein MSYHNTDPSHRNSARSHNGVHYFAQGWKLIRLPGIRRFVLLPLLVNILLMGGAFIWLFTRLGQWIPELMAMVPGWLQWLSYLIWPLTVLSIILVFSYFFSTVANWIAAPFCGLLAEQLEGRLTGKPLPDNGWSGLVKDLPRIMKREWQKLAYYLPRALVLLLLYFVPVFGQTVAPVLWFLFSAWMLSIQYCDFPFDNHKVSFRQMRSALRQNKTENMQFGALVSLFTMIPLLNLVIMPVAVCGATAMWVDKYRPHLALNRD; encoded by the coding sequence ATGTCATACCATAATACTGACCCGTCACACCGTAATTCCGCCCGGTCACATAACGGCGTCCACTATTTTGCCCAGGGATGGAAGCTGATTCGCCTGCCGGGCATCCGTCGTTTTGTTCTTCTTCCGCTGCTGGTCAATATCCTGCTGATGGGCGGTGCCTTTATCTGGCTCTTCACCCGTCTCGGGCAGTGGATCCCCGAATTAATGGCGATGGTACCCGGCTGGTTGCAGTGGTTAAGCTATTTGATCTGGCCACTGACGGTGCTGTCCATTATTTTAGTCTTTAGTTACTTTTTCTCCACTGTTGCCAACTGGATTGCTGCCCCTTTTTGCGGTCTGCTGGCTGAACAGCTGGAGGGTCGCCTCACTGGAAAACCGCTACCCGACAATGGCTGGAGCGGGCTGGTGAAGGATCTGCCCCGCATTATGAAGCGTGAATGGCAGAAACTGGCCTATTACCTTCCACGCGCACTGGTGCTGCTGCTACTCTACTTTGTGCCGGTTTTCGGTCAGACGGTTGCTCCGGTACTGTGGTTCCTGTTCAGTGCCTGGATGCTCTCTATTCAGTACTGTGATTTTCCTTTCGATAACCACAAAGTGAGCTTCCGTCAGATGCGTTCAGCGCTGCGGCAGAACAAAACTGAGAATATGCAGTTCGGTGCACTGGTGAGCCTGTTCACCATGATCCCGCTACTGAATCTGGTGATAATGCCCGTAGCAGTTTGTGGTGCCACCGCGATGTGGGTAGATAAATACCGCCCTCATCTGGCACTGAACCGCGATTAA
- the cysK gene encoding cysteine synthase A yields the protein MSKIYEDNSLTIGHTPLVRLNRIGNGRILAKVESRNPSFSVKCRIGANMIWDAEKRGILKPGIELVEPTSGNTGIALAYVAAARGYKLTLTMPETMSVERRKLLKALGANLVLTEGAKGMKGAISKAEEIVAGDPDKFVLLQQFSNPANPEIHEKTTGPEIWEDTDGEVDVFIAGVGTGGTLTGVSRYIKNTKGKKELITVAVEPTDSPVIAQAIAGEEIKPGPHKIQGIGAGFIPGNLDLNLVDRVVAITNEEAISTARLLMEQEGILAGISSGAAVAAALKLQEDEAFANKNIVVILPSSGERYLSTALFADLFTEKELQQ from the coding sequence ATGAGTAAGATCTATGAAGACAACTCTTTAACAATCGGTCATACGCCGCTGGTTCGACTGAACCGCATCGGTAACGGACGCATTCTGGCAAAAGTTGAGTCGCGTAATCCTAGCTTCAGTGTCAAATGCCGTATCGGTGCCAATATGATTTGGGACGCAGAGAAACGCGGAATTCTGAAGCCAGGCATTGAACTGGTTGAACCAACCAGCGGTAACACCGGTATTGCGCTGGCATATGTTGCCGCTGCACGCGGTTATAAACTGACGCTCACCATGCCGGAAACCATGAGCGTTGAGCGCCGTAAGCTGCTAAAAGCACTGGGTGCTAACCTGGTGTTGACCGAAGGTGCCAAAGGCATGAAAGGTGCCATCAGCAAAGCGGAAGAGATTGTGGCAGGCGACCCGGATAAATTCGTTCTTCTGCAACAGTTCAGCAATCCTGCTAACCCTGAAATTCATGAAAAAACCACCGGCCCGGAAATCTGGGAAGATACCGATGGTGAAGTGGATGTATTTATTGCGGGTGTCGGTACGGGCGGTACGCTGACCGGCGTCAGTCGCTATATCAAGAATACCAAAGGCAAGAAAGAGCTGATTACCGTTGCGGTTGAGCCTACTGACTCCCCGGTCATTGCTCAGGCAATAGCCGGTGAAGAGATCAAACCTGGCCCGCACAAAATCCAGGGCATCGGCGCAGGATTTATTCCTGGCAACCTGGATTTGAATCTGGTTGACCGCGTGGTCGCCATCACCAACGAAGAGGCTATCTCCACGGCGCGTCTGCTGATGGAGCAGGAAGGGATTCTTGCCGGAATCTCCTCCGGTGCTGCCGTTGCCGCCGCGTTAAAATTGCAGGAAGATGAAGCGTTTGCCAATAAAAATATCGTGGTGATTCTGCCCTCTTCCGGTGAACGTTACCTCTCAACTGCGCTGTTCGCCGATCTGTTCACTGAAAAAGAACTGCAACAGTAG